In one Aeromicrobium erythreum genomic region, the following are encoded:
- a CDS encoding 50S ribosomal protein L25/general stress protein Ctc has translation MAEITIPAEPRTEFGKGAARRIRRADQVPAVLYGHGTDPVHVTLPGHALMLALKNSNALLSIEVGSESHLAIPKQVQRDPLKGFIEHADLLIVKRGEKVVVDVAIQLEGDAQPETLVVLENATVSLEVEATHIPEAVEVSIEGLEVGAQVLASDLSLPSGAALAVEEDLLVVNVTAAPTAADIEAELEEAEAEAGIERDEPEDAEGESTEGESEADAEGDTES, from the coding sequence GTGGCCGAGATCACCATCCCCGCCGAGCCCCGTACCGAGTTCGGCAAGGGCGCTGCCCGCCGCATCCGTCGCGCCGACCAGGTCCCCGCCGTCCTGTACGGCCACGGCACCGACCCCGTGCACGTCACGCTGCCGGGCCACGCGCTCATGCTCGCCCTCAAGAACAGCAACGCGCTGCTCTCCATCGAGGTCGGCTCCGAGTCGCACCTGGCCATCCCCAAGCAGGTCCAGCGCGACCCGCTGAAGGGCTTCATCGAGCACGCCGACCTCCTCATCGTCAAGCGTGGCGAGAAGGTCGTCGTCGACGTCGCGATCCAGCTCGAGGGCGACGCGCAGCCCGAGACGCTGGTCGTCCTCGAGAACGCCACCGTGTCGCTCGAGGTCGAGGCCACCCACATCCCCGAGGCCGTCGAGGTCTCGATCGAGGGTCTCGAGGTCGGCGCCCAGGTGCTCGCCTCCGACCTGTCCCTGCCCTCCGGCGCCGCGCTCGCGGTCGAGGAGGACCTGCTGGTCGTCAACGTCACCGCCGCCCCGACGGCCGCCGACATCGAGGCCGAGCTCGAGGAGGCCGAGGCCGAGGCCGGCATCGAGCGTGACGAGCCCGAGGACGCCGAGGGCGAGAGCACCGAGGGCGAGTCCGAGGCTGACGCCGAGGGCGACACCGAGTCGTGA
- the pth gene encoding aminoacyl-tRNA hydrolase yields the protein MTWLVVGLGNPGPTYAATRHNVGYMVADVLADRMGGRFKAHASGRAEVVEGRLAGERAVLGRPRSYMNESGGPVSTLMKYFDVDAEHLVVVHDELDIDFGALRLKLGGGDNGHNGLKSIRQSIGTGDFHRVRVGIGRPPGRQSVHDFVLKPYSSTERKDLPVYLEEAADAIESLVTRGLSETQSAFNR from the coding sequence GTGACCTGGCTGGTCGTGGGGCTCGGGAACCCGGGCCCCACGTACGCCGCCACCCGGCACAACGTCGGGTACATGGTCGCCGACGTGCTCGCGGACCGCATGGGCGGGCGCTTCAAGGCGCACGCCTCCGGCCGCGCCGAGGTCGTCGAGGGCCGGCTCGCGGGTGAGCGCGCCGTCCTCGGCCGTCCGCGCTCGTACATGAACGAGAGCGGCGGTCCGGTCTCGACGCTCATGAAGTACTTCGACGTCGACGCCGAGCACCTCGTGGTCGTCCACGACGAGCTCGACATCGACTTCGGCGCCCTGCGGCTGAAGCTCGGCGGCGGCGACAACGGTCACAACGGACTGAAGTCGATCCGCCAGTCGATCGGCACCGGCGACTTCCACCGGGTGCGCGTCGGCATCGGCCGGCCCCCCGGACGCCAGAGCGTGCACGACTTCGTGCTGAAGCCGTACTCCTCGACCGAGCGCAAGGACCTCCCCGTGTACCTGGAGGAGGCCGCCGACGCGATCGAGAGCCTCGTCACCCGCGGACTATCCGAGACGCAGAGCGCGTTCAACCGGTAG